The Juglans regia cultivar Chandler chromosome 6, Walnut 2.0, whole genome shotgun sequence genome contains the following window.
TGGGCTAGACTGAAGCATATCTCTCGCCAAGTCCACCGCGATGATCCCGGCACTGCACCCCATCCCACCAAGGTTGTAGCTCAATATGTTTCCCCTCATCTTGTAGTGGTTTATTATCATGGCCGACAGCGATGGGGTTGGGTTAAAGATGCTGCAGTTCACTACCAGGACACCTATATCCTTTGGACGCACCCTGGTTTTCTCGAACAGCTCGTCAAGGGCCCCAAACATCACGGCCGACGCCTCTGCTCGACCTTCTTTCATGGTTGCGCAGTTTTCCGTCGACATGATAACTGACTTTGGGATGTAGGTTTCGTCGCCTATGCCTGATGACTGTAAAATTCTCTTCTGGAATTCCAGGCTTGCGTCATCAAACTTGCCTGATTTTCGTGCGAGCTCAATGAACTGCTCCTTTGACACCTGCGGGCATAAAGTCAAGTTTCAATGTGATCTCTGTTACTTTTTTGGCAAGTTGTAGATTCAAATCtcgtaaaaaaatttctttgttcTTGTAGTATGATTCATATCAACGGTTAATTAGTAACTAAAGAGAATCCCAAATTGACCGTGAAAACAGGAAAAAATACAACTAGTATAAGCTAATGGGCACAAGTGAAATACATGCATCGTAGCGACGGGATAattaacaagtttttttttctttgctatcCCAATTAATAATCAGAAATTAATTAGTACTGACCTTGAGATCCTCTTGAGGCTGATAACATGCAAAATCGACAAGGTAGATGGAGCGTGGACGGGACATGAAGTAAACCGAAAGTGTAAATACAAACACACCAAAGAAACCAAGCACAGTTGCAAGATCGTATCGTGCATCTTCCCAGAGATTCCTCCACAGCTCTTCTCTACTGAGACTCCCAACCTCTGCACTAAACACAAGCACCAGCACCGGTATGGTGGCCAAATATATGGCATGGTTTATGAGATAGTGGTAGCCCAATTTCACATACTTGAGATTAACGGACTGAAGGAAATCCGGCAGGCGTCGCCGGACCCTGACAGAAAAGGTTGGGGATCCGGCATTCGGACCGGAAGACTCAATCCCACGGTTGACAATCTCTGTGGATAGGAGATCTCGCTCACTGGCCATGGCGAAATGGTATTGTTATCTGTTTTGAATGGTGTGAGAAGGGAGACaaatgtatatatagatatgattAAGATGGGTGTTAGGTCGAGAATAGTAAATGCTACCACCAACTAGATGTGGATGCAGTTGAGAAGCCTTGAAATGCCTTGAATTCTTCATTGATTGAGAGTTGGTGTCTGAATACAAAGTTCAACGGCCAGGCCGCCATGGGAAGGATTGGAGCGTGGTGCGGAGGtgcccttttcctttttctcgtAGTAATTAATTCATACACTTTTATTCGGTGGACATAAAGGCACGTCTCTCGTTTATGTTTAAAAAGTCAAAACCGGACAGTGGGAAGTTGAAGGTCACGTTGCTGGGAGCCACCAGCCGACCCCACTGTAGTTGTTGTAGTTTACCTACTcttgttattctatttatttatttatttatttatttatttatttatcaacaCTTCAACTcttaccatattttttttaattttttaataaatttttttaatttattttttttaaaataatttaattttttattttttatttatatattaaatatttgataaaaaaaaaataataacaattaaaaaatatgtgatatgtGAAGATTAAAAagattgtatagattttttctttatttatatctaTACTTTCTCAGTTCTCTTGTTTGCTTCTTGCAGCTAGCCCAAGTTTAAtaataacagagcgatgatacgttataaaatataattcttttaaatttaagatacatcaaatcaaaattaaaattaaaatttaaaaaaatattattttattcaataatagtTTAAGTGTAATAAATTAGTTAGTAGTTTATCATTTCTCAGTATAtcagaaacaaaacataataataataataatttactcGTTTTGTGGTTAGCTGCGCAGCACGATACAAGCTAAACAGAAATGCTTTGGTTCCGAATCTGTGTTCCgaatgactcttttttttttttttttttttatttagtgattaaagatgtgttttttaatgatgttataaatttttttatttttttaaaaaatgtttataataattaaaaaaatatataaaaaaaaagaaaagaaaaatagaaaaatgaaatacactATTGGGAACATTTCTTCGAGACACAAATTCGGTAACTGTATAATTGCTCAAAGCTTAAACATCTCTCTTTACTGTCTTATATTATACAGTTTTTTATACTTTAACGTTCTTTTGTatacagaaatatttttaatctattttatctcattttatttgattattataatttttttaaattcttatataaaatatcataaataatttaatttttttaaatttttaaaataataataatattaaaaaataatattctaataatattttatttaactcatctaaaatcatctcacctcatctcctTATCCAAACCAGGCATAATTGACTGGAATTATGTGAGAGCTAGAAAcataaaatgtgttttttaagtttgaaagtttggataataattttataaaatcaatatgAAGATATAATAACAGCAATTAATGATAACTTCAGAAATAATAGAACCGTGCAATTAAGCGCGCGAGGTGCTTTGCCAATGTGCCATTATTGAGTATTGAATAATCGATGGGAATGAAAGCTTTTCATCCCAACAAATAAAAACCTATCTTATATAAGCCCTAATCGTGCTTCACAATTTTCAGCCAAAATAAACCACACTTTTACCTTATTTTCATCCCATAAGAAAGAAATACTTTTATCATTTTTGGATTATCctttaatttctcaaatgaaAATCTCGAAAGTTGATAATCTCATCGTTATAGAACAAAAGTGAGATAAAAATCTGCTATGcagacatttttctttttagattaTATATGCGTATGGCCCGTTATTGgcatcatatataataatttttgtgcTTTATGTAACTATATACTACTAATTacattttaaaagtaaaatcctTGCCACTATGAAACCGCATCATCTACCATATATCTCATTTTGTTATGATAAAGTcacattatccctccatttgtattattgataaataaaaataaatattatatgcaattaagttaaaattattaaataacaatacataattaaatatattatattattcttgCATAATGGACGAGTTAGGACTAATATACCCTAATTGCCTGTAATTCCTTTTATATCTTGTAAATCAATTAATAGAGTATAACTCATAATTTGTCGGAACCCCAACCAACTATATATTCCAGCCCATGAAATGGCTTCATTAATTTCAAAGTCCACATATAAAAGAAGTgtgtatatgcatatatatatatatatatatatatgaaaaattttatttgcagtccacacttctatttgcagtcttcaagtggggactgcatgtgcaggcacattattaaatgagaaaaaatattattttaagaaggataattttgtaattttaaaaaattttaaagttgaaATAGCCTAGGCCTACACATGCAGTCTtcaagtggggactgtacctagcattactctatatatatatacacacacgcacactCGTATAAAACTTAAAAGCCAGCTCGCCTCCGAGCTAGGAGGTTGGGCGCCGGATCAAAAAATGCGTCGGGGTTAATTAGTTCACCAGCATTTTACACAGCTAAAAGTTTTGATGCCAAGTCTTTAATAGCTCAACAAGTTGTTCAGACTTTCTTTGTTAGCAAACCCCATCTAACATTATCACAAAAACGAGTTATAAACTAATGTGGTACTGCTATTTATCAGTGCTATACTATTGAGTGCTTGAGCTCGAAACTTCATATAAAGTGTTGAGAAATGCCCAATATTCTTATCCAAAAActgaaataattattaattgtaaCACGTCGATATATACTTTGCCTTTTATAAACATCATGTGTAGACgttcttttacaattttattattggacttttatttaaagtagcTGGACTGACTAGTTCATACTTGCTAAGATTCCCTGAACCATGCGGATACGTTACCCGACAACGCCCAGCGCGTGACACGCCAATGGCATATGAGCATGCGGATACGACACATTGTAATGCCGACCCTGTGACACGCAAATGGCATTGCATTTGCAACGATCAACGTATATTGTcagcattattattattattattattattattattattatttagattttagCTCGTTCTCCATGAGAAAGGACACGGGACGGATGTTTCCTGGTCCATGTTAGCCCAATGTATTGATTAGGATGGGCTGGCTCACCAACCATGTGTAGGGTTGAATACAAGTCCTGCACAACctgccaagaaaataaaaattttgtaccAAAAAAGGATTTCCAGTCAAATTCTTTCCTAAACGtcatggtaaaaaaaaaatattcgctAGAAACAAAAGGCTCGATTTGTTAAAGAAATGCTAAGCAAGATTCCACCAAAGCAGTCATCTTTGACTGAGGTGACCAACAACCACCACGACGAGTTGTATATATCCGATAGAGTAAGCAAAGTCAAATCAGAAAAAATACTCTTTAAAGCAGGGGCCACCACGTATGTAAATCAAGAACCATCCTCACTTTTGGAGTAGATACCAAACATTATTGTGAGGGTTCAACATTACGCTTAGCATATGACAGACatcttaggttgtgtttagatgttaaaatgaattgaattgagatgataaaatattgttagaatattattttttaatattattattattttgagatttgaaaaagttgaattatttattatattttgtattgtgatttgaaaaaattgtaatgatgagttgagatgagttgagatgagtttgagatgagttaaacgTCGGATATATAACACAAAGTTATTTGTTCTCAttcatgataattaaaaattcaatatttctaacatacatttagtattatataatatttgtaatagataatttttttttaacaatactatgcatcaaattgtaaatttcttAGATACTTAAAAAGCATACTTCATACAAAATGACATACTACACAACTAAAATCATAACGCTAGTCCAAAGTGGCTATGATCAGAAGAGTACTGGACATGTAACTCCAtagtacaagtagtaatttaagtTAACTATTATATTAACATTGACGATGCACCGTCGCTCAATCAACCATATCCAATTGGTCGAATCCAGGTTCTCCTTTGAGTCTTATAACAAGATCTACTATTCGGGagaaatggtagttgagacAACCACATTaagatttaattacaaatctcagtaagttaacagaAAACCTTAACACaggttaataatgcatgcatggcagtaaaagcatgaatgcataatcaaaattataagtaatcaaagcataacttgacatacaacataacctaactgacataacttaaactgaaacatgaactgaacttgaCTTACTTAAACTGAATTAGACTTAAACTGAgacttgacttttttttttttttttttttatgaagagcaGGTAGCCACCCACATAGTAGCCacgtcccaaatttattaaaaaatccttacatatggcggaggaataccatggtAACAATTAGAACATCAAAAATCAACCAAACTAAGAACAAACTCAATCGAACCATAAACAAATACCAAAGAGCTCTAAACATGCCTAGAAACAAACTAAACCGAGCCTAGAGACCAACATCAAAATAACAAAAGGGGACTAGAGACAAATGTTTGGAAGTCCTACCTTATCTAACCGAATCATACATTTTATGTTCCTAGgcaaagaacaaaaagaattaaatctcATGTTAAAGCCTTGTTCACCTAGACGAGCCAAGGCATCTGGTGGAGAATTCCCTTCTCTGAATTGGTGCTCAATGGAAAATTCTAATCCTTGTAACTTCTCTAGCAACTCGTCCCAGTACTCCCATAAGTACCACACCGAGCACCTTTGACATTTTAACCAATGGACCACCAAACTGGAATCGcattctaaaataatatgtgTATATCCCATCTCCTTACaaacacccacacccacactCACACTTAAGGCATGAAATTCAGCTTCATTATAAGTCCCATGCCCAAAATGAGTCGAGAGGGCCGACATAAAATTGCCAAACGAGTCGCGAATGATACCCCCTCCACCACAATTACCTGGATTACCACGGCAACTGAGACTtcacttaacatgaacttgatctgagACTTGACTTAATATGAACTTGATCTGAGACTTGACTTAATATGATGATTATAGTACGGTAGATTTTACTTTTTCACCATAGTACTTGGCAGCACATAGCCTTGATCGTAGTACCAGGCATCGTGTATCATCCTTGACCATAGTATAATTTAACTGATATTCCCTTTTGTAGTACGGCAGATTATACCCCTTCATCATAGTACTCGGCAGTGCATAAGCCTTGACCGCAATACCAAGCAACGTATCATCCTTCACCATAGTACAACTTAACTGataacatgaacttaacttgaatataacatgacttaaaacatgacatgaacgtgaattACATGAATAACTTGACATGACTTTTCTCgaaatacacaaactgtattcgagacgaAATGTGATTGGAATACGGAAAGACAGAAGCCCTAATGTAACACAACATGACTTGAAAGTAACTCAAAAGATATGACTTATTTGAGATAtaaacatttcgtaacatgacataacatgtaacatataacattttgtgatatgacataacatgtaacagacaacaagACAACATatttaacatgacatgcttgcaacaGTGAAAATTACATGACAttacatacatgtaacagatgacatacttaacaaGACATGTTTGCAATGTATAATAAAACGTCACATAATATATTGCATAACAGATGataacttggcatggcacatatgataacatacatacatacactgtagtttttttactcatcatacatacacattaaattgatagtaagttaaaagttaacttacATCGGTATTCACATTTCTAAGCAAAAACTCAAGCGCGATCACGAGGAAAAAGGGTTGCAAATAGCCACGCAAAATGACTCAGAAAACTGCCCGAGAAAGcacttttgggtttctctctaagaatagGGTGAAAAAGTGATGAAATAAAAGGAAGGGTATCTCGCACTCCTCTAGACTTATGGAGGGTGAGGTATgtgcttgaatgacccttgaggGATGGtgcttaggtcacaaaaaggcAAGGTGGCTTTTTCCCCTCACATCAAGCACGACTTTGGGGTGTCATGAGCAGTGGATGGTCAGTCATGGGTGGgtggaaacttcctcaagaagttTTGCTAAAGTGGCCAAAATTCGTGGGCACTAACCAAGTGGGCtttaatttggggtttaaagggggtttggttatgGTTAGGgatgctatcaagtccaaatccattttttcttggcccaatcaaatttctaaagtttaaaagattggataatgatgtcataacatgaacttgaggaattaatagcatgtggaagtgatttaataaaatgattaaatacaatgctagaaattggattaaatagggtttggagaccaactttagggtttggggaaaccatttaggatttcgttttcaaccaagcttttgggattTCATTCCAagtatttagggtttcactagggttgaaaccctctttggttcggtacaatttggttgatcagatggaaatcaaggttttgcttaggtggcatgatctcacacctttaTTCCTTCATAATCCATCTCACTGTTCCTTtttgtgtcaagtgtccaatactattcaccaagtgtggctaaaatcttgcgaagtgtccaaataaaacttctctaacctaatttggacattccacactgattttgaaaatactgcactAGATGCTACTATagatattactattcactccgggAAAGTGAAACATAAACTTTGCACTAGAAAATCTAAATACTCGTACAAACCTAACTTTGCAATTAAAATTCAATCCTGAAATGCCTCGAAATAAGCAAAAAGCATTTTCGAACAAGTGTTTTGTCctaaaattgaaaatgagattattgtgccataaattcctaaataatcaattgagtctaatggcacagACCATATCTcaatctgacacttctaactacatcaaataaataaaatcacacttctggcaccatagtgagtgataacttTGGCTATGCTGACAGATTAAAACCTACACGATTGGTCGAATCGGTGTTTTAAGAAGattcctaaagcctatagaaattccaccattgaatttcttGTGGGCTGTTACAATTATTACTTGCATGTTATGATTCTTGTAAATTTGTATAGTAATATAGGTGAATGGAAAGGAATTAGAAAGTagtgaagaaagaagatgatgaaagctatgataatttcataaattggaTTTTTGAAGAATCCAAAACCTCCCAAAAATCAAAGATATACAATTGTCCAGATTAAGAATAATTTCCTGGTTTCCCCTCATTCAGACTTAACCTGCACAACCCTAACATAATttgaagtaaaatgaaaaaacaaccACCCCCAACTGACTTTTGTTAAACATAGCACTTTAAtggaaattaaataaacaaaaactacaCCATTTACATCACAACCTCTGCCTTATAGGCTTAAGCGACACCTTTTTTCAAACTGCACCATTTCAAACACACTAAATCATCCCCAATTCACATAGACTTCCATTTGCCCTAGCCTCCCTCCCTTTTCGTATTCTCTCACTTCAGAGTCAAGGTCTCAGCTTTCCTCCTTCCTTGCATGCAATCTCTTCACTAGAATCCCTAGCAATCTCCACTTCTTATAAGACCACATGGTGTGGGTACATGGTTCTGAGCTTCCACAAATTTTTCCAGGTACTATGCTCCGAGGGAGCTCCAACCCATTTAATCAGAGCTTCAATCACGATGCGATGGCCTTGCTACCTCATGCGGTGTTCCAAAATCACCCCAGGCTCAGGTATGATCTCTCCCGTGTCATTTGTGGGTGGAAGAGTAGGGATGATCTGAAATCATTCTCCTATCTTCTTCTTTAAACAAGTTATGTGAAAAATGGAGTGGATCTTGAAAGTGGATGGAAGATCAAGGTGGTAGGCCACAGATTCGAGCCGTTGAACCACCTTGAATGGCCCATAGAAACGAGGAGCGCGTTTCAAGTTATGGTGCACAACCACTGACTTCTGTCAGTATGGCTGAAGCCGTAGGTAAACCCAATTTCCTTCCTTATATTCCCTTTCTGTTCTCTTCATATCTGCATATAATTTCATTCGATCCTGAGCTGCcttgaggttgtttttcaaaAGTTCCAATATTTGGCTCATGTTTCTCATCAACTGATCAACTGCATCATTACTTGAGGTCCCTAGAATGTAAGTTATTAATTTTGGAGTTGGGTACCCGTAGAGAGCCTCGAAAGGCAACAACTTGGTATAACTGGTATAATTGCTATTATACCACCACTCTGATAGTGGTAACCATTGTCCCCAAGTCTTAGGCATGTAGCCCGCATAACATCTTAGGTATCCCTCCAAATTCTTATTCAAGCCTTCTGTTTGTCCATCATTCTAAGGGTGATAGGCAAAGCTAAAATTTAGTATAGTGCCCTGGAGAGCAAACAAACTCTTCCAGAAAGAGCTGAGGAATACAGAGTCACGACCTGACACAATGGTTCTTGGAAACCCATGTAACTGAAACACTGAAGTCAAGAACACTTTAGCCACATCCTGGGCCGTGTAGGGATGGAAAAGTGCCATAAAATGGCCATATTTAGTGAATCTATTCACAACCACAAAGATAACAGTAGCTCTCTTGGAATTGGGCAGACCCTCTATGAAATCCATAGAGATGTCAGTACATGCTTGTTGGGGTATGAGTAGTGGTTGGAGTAGACCAGCTGGAGGAATAGCTTCATATATTGTTAACAGCCTGACACACATCACATTCTCGCATCCACTTTTTAATGTCTTTTTTCCTGCCAATCCAGTAGAATCCCATTTTTGCTCTCTAATATGTTTTAAGATACCCTGAATGTAATGAAGCATCTTTTTAGTAAATGGGGACCCCAGTACCAACATTAACCTTTCTTACTTCAAAATGAGCCCTTGGACTATAGAGATCCCTTTAGGAATCTCCTGTTATTCCCTTGCCTCGGCAATCAGATCTGTGAGCTCGAGCCTTAGACAGCTGGTAGCTCAGCT
Protein-coding sequences here:
- the LOC108994285 gene encoding 3-ketoacyl-CoA synthase 10; this encodes MASERDLLSTEIVNRGIESSGPNAGSPTFSVRVRRRLPDFLQSVNLKYVKLGYHYLINHAIYLATIPVLVLVFSAEVGSLSREELWRNLWEDARYDLATVLGFFGVFVFTLSVYFMSRPRSIYLVDFACYQPQEDLKVSKEQFIELARKSGKFDDASLEFQKRILQSSGIGDETYIPKSVIMSTENCATMKEGRAEASAVMFGALDELFEKTRVRPKDIGVLVVNCSIFNPTPSLSAMIINHYKMRGNILSYNLGGMGCSAGIIAVDLARDMLQSSPNNCAVVVSTEMAGYNWYQGRDRSMLIPNCFFRMGCSAVLLSNRRRDYHRAKYRLEHIVRTHKGADDRSFRSIYQEEDEQRFKGLRVSKDLMEIGGDALKTNITTLGPLVLPFSEQLLFFATLVWRHLFGGNAGPGLQPSSSPSKKPYIPDYKLAFEHFCVHAASKNVLNELQRNLELSEKNMEASMMTLHRFGNTSSSSIWYELAYLEAKERVRRGDRVWQLAFGSGFKCNSVVWRSMRRVKKPNRNPWLDCIDRYPVPFSM